From the genome of bacterium, one region includes:
- a CDS encoding sulfurtransferase — protein sequence MQTVVTTEWVAEHLNDEDIVVAHLAWVHQDSAAAYADYLAGHVPGAIFIDVDGDLSEIGDARRGRHPLPTPEKLVERLARKGIGQGKRVIATERESFKVAARLWWLLRWIGVDDVAVLDGGLAKWQDEGRPVETTETTRAVVKPYAIHSRPGLMLSARDVEYRLQRGEVLLDARAVERFRGEVEALDKRAGHIVGARSIPLGTLITGSPAHMKSPEELRAQLMAQGITPDQPVTAYCGSGVTACQLLLALDQAGYYKIQLYSGSWSEWIELHPTAGRILT from the coding sequence ATGCAAACAGTCGTGACGACGGAGTGGGTGGCGGAGCATTTAAACGACGAAGACATTGTTGTGGCGCATCTGGCCTGGGTGCACCAGGATTCGGCGGCGGCATATGCGGACTATCTCGCGGGCCATGTGCCCGGAGCTATATTCATTGACGTGGACGGCGATCTGTCGGAAATCGGCGACGCGCGGCGGGGCCGGCATCCATTGCCCACACCCGAGAAGCTGGTGGAACGGCTGGCGCGCAAGGGCATTGGACAAGGGAAACGCGTGATCGCGACCGAGCGCGAGAGCTTCAAGGTTGCAGCGCGTTTGTGGTGGCTGTTGCGGTGGATCGGAGTGGACGATGTCGCGGTGCTTGACGGTGGTCTGGCCAAATGGCAGGACGAAGGCCGACCGGTGGAGACCACGGAAACGACGCGGGCAGTGGTCAAGCCCTACGCAATTCATTCGCGGCCCGGCCTGATGCTTAGTGCGCGGGACGTCGAATACCGATTGCAGCGCGGTGAGGTGCTGCTCGATGCCCGGGCTGTGGAGCGTTTTCGCGGCGAGGTCGAAGCACTCGATAAGCGCGCCGGGCATATCGTGGGCGCGCGCAGCATTCCGTTAGGAACGCTGATCACCGGTTCGCCCGCGCACATGAAGAGTCCCGAGGAGCTGCGGGCGCAGCTTATGGCCCAGGGTATAACGCCCGATCAACCTGTCACGGCGTATTGCGGGTCGGGAGTCACAGCCTGTCAGTTGCTGCTGGCGCTCGATCAGGCCGGCTACTACAAAATACAACTCTATTCCGGATCGTGGAGCGAATGGATCGAATTGCACCCCACAGCCGGACGCATATTAACTTAG
- a CDS encoding right-handed parallel beta-helix repeat-containing protein produces MLWDRTWRIVLAALLGACSASVLRADTTFVAAGNIEGHWAALGSPYVVQGNVTVATGDSLTIAPGVRVYFAGAYSLLVSGYLGVEGAAEDSVVFTTDTLTNPAKWRGINMPNADDSSFIRYAAIEFAYAPGPLSADSSGGALYVSGGTTVRVEHCSFRYNRAELAGGGIYVTGSTLRLDSCDLSFNSSRAEGAGLFLHNSVASDVRHTRFYKNRATGSGGGVYVRGSTPVFAHCTMDSNFANVNGGGIMFKNSQARLDSSILTNNQGRGHGGGLACEGSTPQIYDCILADNYTSNFDGGGVYLWESSPHMVRCQVLRNRSADDGGGIHSYRETSNGLFEFCEVRGNTAQGEGAGIWVTLDGAPTFNSCTVVGNTAGLYGGGVFLRNNAHPAFNGCDFDSNNSLGNGGGLSIRQSQPTLTNCRIRANHATADGGAVHLWEAADAQFLACEMSGNSADSTGGGVSANQSTLRAENCLIVKNGALLGGSGVAAANSSHIDVVHSTIAGNTNGGVRVESSVVDMENSIIALSQGSAAYFSAAEDSRIAYSVISGPLEYAGNNPAEAPEFLGQVVTVNANGDLCDTYFNVLGEPQFADTALGDWSPGSGSVAIGAGNWNTVAVDHYGNARPVPTGTLPDAGAIEGTAGAATPFAFGPLSGTLGPDTVKIVADAVVEATDNLTLLPGTVMLFCGPSGLDIQGILTAQGTAVDSIEFTTLTATNPGRWRGLTLSGNAGASVCDFVKISEARALTTDRIHGGALNLNQVSPQFSRSTIKGAGALRGGAVYCVGGSPIFSDCVFRECSADSGGIFDVQSGTNLTLSGCDFSFGSATAGGAVLAFGASGIIENCRFHENSAAAAGGAIHLDSSPLILRNNLIYGNSAGSAGGGLFISGITTTAEFNTLAGNSAVDGAGMYMRFGSSQIKNNIISANHGDGIFFFVAPTSVVKFNCVAQNDSGNFVFFANSPAQAPVGVGALDSLNANGDPCDRYRNIQIDPQFVSGTGYDFYLEQMAAGGIEDSPSVNAADTLATAPVGTTRVDFLADAGVADQGYHGPQLGGPPAAIDDLTLKATADSLRLTWSYDGMGLFTVKTDSLQDGNFMTILAVTTDTTVTVPLALPLHPTKGFFHVTVEHLP; encoded by the coding sequence ATGTTATGGGATAGGACATGGCGCATTGTGCTGGCGGCGCTGCTGGGTGCCTGCAGCGCCTCTGTGTTGCGGGCGGACACGACATTCGTGGCCGCCGGGAATATTGAGGGCCACTGGGCGGCGCTGGGCAGTCCGTATGTTGTGCAAGGCAATGTTACGGTCGCGACCGGCGACAGTTTGACGATTGCGCCGGGAGTGCGCGTCTATTTTGCGGGCGCGTACAGCCTGTTGGTATCGGGCTATCTTGGTGTGGAGGGCGCAGCGGAAGACTCGGTGGTGTTCACGACCGACACGCTGACGAATCCAGCGAAGTGGCGCGGGATCAACATGCCAAACGCGGACGATTCGAGCTTCATCCGGTACGCGGCCATTGAATTCGCTTATGCACCTGGCCCCCTGTCCGCGGACAGTTCGGGCGGCGCGTTATACGTGAGCGGCGGTACGACGGTTCGTGTTGAGCATTGCAGCTTTCGGTACAACCGCGCCGAGCTTGCCGGCGGAGGCATTTATGTGACCGGCTCGACGTTGCGGCTGGACTCGTGCGACCTCTCGTTTAACAGTTCGCGGGCCGAGGGCGCGGGGCTGTTTCTGCACAATTCGGTGGCAAGCGACGTGCGGCACACTCGCTTTTACAAGAACCGCGCCACGGGAAGCGGGGGCGGAGTTTACGTCCGTGGCAGTACGCCGGTTTTTGCGCATTGCACGATGGACAGCAATTTCGCCAACGTCAACGGCGGCGGGATCATGTTCAAGAACTCGCAGGCGCGCTTGGACAGTTCGATATTGACCAATAACCAGGGTCGCGGGCACGGCGGTGGATTGGCATGCGAGGGCTCGACGCCGCAGATATACGATTGCATTCTTGCGGACAACTATACGAGCAATTTCGATGGCGGCGGCGTCTACCTGTGGGAATCATCACCGCACATGGTTCGCTGTCAGGTGCTGCGGAATCGCTCGGCCGACGATGGCGGCGGTATCCACAGCTACCGTGAAACGTCGAATGGCCTGTTTGAATTTTGCGAAGTGCGCGGCAATACGGCTCAGGGCGAGGGGGCGGGCATCTGGGTTACGCTCGACGGGGCGCCGACGTTTAATAGCTGCACGGTGGTCGGGAATACGGCCGGACTTTACGGCGGCGGCGTGTTCCTGCGCAACAACGCTCATCCGGCGTTCAACGGGTGTGATTTTGACAGCAATAACAGCCTTGGCAATGGCGGCGGACTTTCGATACGGCAGTCACAGCCGACGCTGACGAATTGCCGGATTCGGGCGAATCACGCGACGGCGGACGGCGGAGCGGTGCATCTGTGGGAAGCGGCGGACGCGCAGTTCTTGGCTTGCGAGATGAGTGGCAACAGCGCGGACTCGACGGGCGGCGGAGTATCGGCGAACCAGAGCACGCTGCGCGCGGAGAACTGCCTGATCGTGAAAAACGGCGCGCTGTTAGGCGGCAGCGGCGTGGCGGCCGCGAACAGCAGCCATATCGACGTTGTGCATAGCACAATTGCCGGCAACACGAACGGCGGCGTCCGCGTGGAATCGTCGGTCGTGGATATGGAGAATTCGATCATTGCGCTGTCGCAAGGCAGCGCGGCGTATTTCAGCGCGGCGGAGGATTCGCGGATTGCCTATTCCGTTATCTCCGGGCCGCTGGAATATGCGGGCAACAATCCGGCTGAAGCTCCGGAGTTTCTCGGTCAGGTCGTGACGGTCAATGCCAACGGCGACCTCTGCGACACGTATTTCAACGTGCTTGGCGAACCGCAGTTTGCCGACACGGCTCTTGGTGACTGGTCACCGGGCAGCGGCAGCGTTGCGATAGGCGCGGGGAATTGGAATACGGTGGCGGTGGATCATTACGGCAACGCGCGGCCGGTACCAACCGGCACGTTACCGGATGCCGGTGCAATCGAGGGCACAGCAGGCGCCGCTACTCCGTTTGCATTTGGACCACTTTCCGGGACGTTGGGTCCGGACACGGTCAAGATTGTCGCGGATGCAGTGGTTGAGGCCACGGACAATCTCACATTGCTGCCGGGGACGGTAATGCTGTTCTGTGGTCCCAGCGGATTGGATATTCAAGGCATCTTGACGGCGCAGGGGACGGCGGTAGATTCGATCGAGTTCACGACGCTCACGGCGACGAATCCGGGCCGTTGGCGCGGGCTGACGCTCAGCGGCAATGCGGGTGCGAGCGTGTGCGACTTTGTCAAAATCAGCGAAGCGCGCGCACTGACAACGGACCGCATTCATGGCGGCGCGCTGAATCTGAATCAGGTCTCTCCGCAGTTTTCACGCAGCACGATCAAAGGCGCGGGTGCGCTTCGCGGCGGCGCGGTTTATTGCGTGGGCGGCTCACCGATATTCTCGGATTGCGTTTTTCGGGAATGCTCGGCGGACTCGGGCGGAATCTTTGACGTGCAATCGGGGACCAATCTGACCCTTAGCGGCTGCGATTTTTCGTTCGGCAGTGCGACGGCCGGAGGTGCTGTACTGGCCTTCGGCGCATCGGGCATCATTGAAAATTGCCGGTTCCATGAGAATTCCGCGGCAGCGGCGGGTGGCGCCATTCACCTCGACTCCTCACCGCTGATTTTGCGCAATAACCTGATCTATGGCAACAGTGCGGGGAGCGCGGGCGGTGGCCTGTTCATTAGCGGCATTACCACAACGGCCGAGTTTAACACGTTGGCAGGTAACAGTGCCGTGGACGGTGCGGGCATGTACATGCGTTTTGGTTCGTCGCAGATCAAGAACAATATCATCTCGGCCAATCACGGCGACGGGATATTCTTCTTCGTCGCGCCGACCAGCGTGGTCAAATTCAACTGTGTTGCGCAGAACGACAGCGGCAATTTCGTGTTCTTCGCCAATTCACCGGCGCAGGCGCCCGTCGGCGTCGGCGCGTTGGACAGTTTGAACGCGAACGGCGATCCGTGCGACCGTTACCGCAACATACAGATCGATCCGCAATTTGTGAGCGGAACGGGTTACGATTTCTATCTTGAACAGATGGCGGCGGGCGGGATCGAGGATTCGCCGTCTGTCAATGCGGCGGATACGTTGGCGACAGCGCCAGTGGGCACAACTCGCGTGGACTTTTTGGCCGATGCCGGTGTTGCGGATCAGGGTTACCACGGTCCGCAGCTTGGCGGGCCGCCGGCGGCGATTGACGATTTGACTCTGAAGGCGACCGCGGACAGTTTGCGGTTGACCTGGAGCTATGACGGTATGGGTTTATTTACGGTAAAGACGGACTCCTTACAAGACGGGAATTTCATGACGATTTTGGCGGTGACAACCGATACGACGGTCACGGTGCCGCTGGCGCTGCCGCTGCACCCCACCAAGGGCTTCTTCCACGTGACTGTGGAGCATCTCCCATAA
- a CDS encoding carboxypeptidase regulatory-like domain-containing protein: MLRFRIMLALALAGLSGIQSMSQARPVLKNMLNSRLAEIEITSPLDAQIIQDAGGIFDHYKGPKAHVYLLPEDFEALRARGFVMAWLPEVREEHGALDQYHENAQIQADFNSYTTAYGNLFSYQSIATTPGGRPMLMAKISDNVGTDEAEIEVKYIGAMHGDELTGLENCMKLIDTLLTGYGTDPVLTELVEDYEIYIMPLMNPDGRDVGTLGQRWNSQGIDLNRDFPDRVWDSVNTVAGRAPETAAVMNFTATRNFVLSANFHGGAMVANYPWDSNYNGTDTFSPTPENALFYHLAYVYSSHSDALFNSPEFPPDGTSNGADWYHVSGGMQDWNYVWMGDKEVTFEISNTKSGPESALDSLWNDNRESMIQYLLEAREGVRGFVTDAESGGPVRANIMLANIPYLTYSTALHGDYFRMLRPGTYALTFSAPGYVSQVVNNIVVVDGTPTLLDVQLTPLPRPEITVTPNALTQAVPLCGTYDVDLTIGNTGELALSWSSAEVPFSTSHYGAPIGGGRWSDSNAPGGPAVSWVDISTIGTAITFASDDQNLGPFALGFTFPFFGQTYSQIRVAANGWLSFTSTATGATSYTNLQLPNNTAPENLLACWWDDLSPQRAGTNVRRWTNNTDSCVISFQNVQSFSGGGVYNFEVILTADGRIVYQYGNMGAARLESATIGWQNSDRTNGGTVIFNGAYMASNMAVSYCPTSALQTIPVSGTVAIGEQSVVTLRLSSCCVPTGPTVATLRLTSNDPVHGTVDVPVTIDAGGLLPPVAVDDLTITPVGADVVLRWSPADNATFYSVWSGTEWPPTLLNCAQLGTTTTTEYTVAATQGGPQYFIIISEQ, encoded by the coding sequence ATGTTACGGTTCAGGATCATGTTGGCGCTGGCGCTGGCAGGCTTATCAGGAATCCAGTCCATGTCGCAGGCGCGGCCCGTATTGAAGAATATGTTGAATTCCAGACTGGCGGAGATCGAAATCACGTCGCCGCTCGACGCGCAGATAATTCAGGACGCGGGCGGTATTTTTGATCACTACAAGGGCCCGAAGGCCCATGTTTATCTGTTACCGGAGGATTTTGAGGCGTTGCGTGCGCGGGGGTTCGTGATGGCTTGGCTGCCGGAAGTGCGCGAGGAGCACGGCGCACTGGATCAGTATCACGAAAACGCGCAGATACAAGCGGACTTCAATAGCTATACGACAGCGTATGGCAACTTGTTTTCCTACCAGAGCATTGCCACGACGCCCGGCGGACGGCCGATGCTGATGGCGAAGATTTCGGACAATGTGGGAACGGACGAAGCGGAAATTGAAGTGAAGTACATCGGAGCGATGCACGGCGACGAGCTGACCGGGCTTGAGAATTGCATGAAGCTGATAGATACTCTTTTGACGGGTTACGGCACCGATCCGGTGCTGACAGAGCTCGTCGAGGATTACGAAATCTATATCATGCCGCTGATGAATCCCGACGGCCGCGACGTGGGCACGCTTGGTCAGCGGTGGAACTCGCAGGGTATAGATTTGAACCGCGATTTCCCGGACCGGGTGTGGGATTCCGTCAACACGGTGGCCGGCCGCGCGCCGGAGACAGCGGCGGTGATGAATTTTACGGCGACTCGCAATTTTGTGCTTTCGGCGAATTTTCACGGCGGCGCGATGGTAGCCAATTATCCGTGGGACAGCAACTACAACGGTACGGACACGTTCTCCCCCACTCCGGAGAATGCGCTGTTTTATCATCTGGCGTACGTCTACTCTTCGCATAGCGACGCGCTGTTCAACAGTCCGGAGTTTCCGCCGGACGGCACGAGCAACGGCGCGGATTGGTATCATGTATCGGGCGGGATGCAGGACTGGAATTACGTGTGGATGGGCGACAAGGAGGTTACGTTTGAAATCTCTAACACGAAATCCGGTCCGGAGAGTGCGCTTGACAGTCTGTGGAACGACAATCGCGAGAGCATGATCCAGTACCTGCTCGAGGCGCGTGAAGGCGTGCGCGGTTTTGTGACGGACGCGGAATCCGGTGGGCCGGTGCGGGCGAACATCATGCTGGCGAACATTCCGTATTTGACCTACAGCACGGCGCTGCACGGCGATTATTTTCGCATGCTGCGTCCCGGGACGTATGCCTTGACGTTCAGCGCGCCAGGCTATGTCAGTCAAGTGGTGAACAACATCGTCGTGGTGGACGGCACGCCGACGCTGTTGGACGTTCAGTTGACGCCGCTGCCGCGTCCGGAGATTACGGTGACACCGAATGCCTTGACGCAGGCTGTGCCGCTGTGTGGCACTTACGATGTGGATCTGACGATCGGCAACACAGGTGAGCTGGCGTTGAGCTGGAGCTCGGCAGAGGTTCCGTTCAGCACGAGTCACTATGGTGCGCCGATCGGGGGCGGACGTTGGAGTGACAGCAATGCGCCGGGCGGCCCGGCCGTTAGTTGGGTGGATATCAGCACGATTGGAACGGCGATTACATTTGCTTCGGACGATCAGAACCTGGGGCCATTTGCTTTGGGCTTCACGTTTCCGTTCTTCGGTCAGACTTACTCGCAGATCCGCGTGGCGGCGAACGGCTGGTTGTCGTTCACGTCCACGGCAACCGGCGCGACGTCATACACCAATTTGCAGTTGCCGAATAACACAGCGCCGGAAAATCTGCTGGCTTGCTGGTGGGATGACCTAAGTCCGCAGCGCGCGGGAACGAATGTGCGCCGCTGGACCAACAACACGGATAGCTGCGTGATTTCCTTCCAGAATGTGCAAAGTTTCAGCGGCGGCGGCGTATACAATTTCGAAGTGATATTGACTGCCGACGGCCGGATCGTGTATCAATATGGCAATATGGGCGCTGCGCGTCTGGAATCGGCGACAATCGGCTGGCAGAACAGCGACCGCACCAACGGCGGCACCGTGATTTTCAACGGGGCGTACATGGCGAGCAATATGGCTGTGTCGTACTGTCCCACGTCGGCCCTGCAGACGATTCCCGTTTCCGGCACCGTGGCCATCGGCGAGCAGTCCGTCGTGACGCTGCGGCTGTCATCGTGCTGTGTTCCGACAGGTCCGACAGTGGCGACGCTGCGATTGACATCGAATGACCCGGTGCACGGGACAGTGGACGTACCGGTGACCATTGACGCGGGCGGTTTGCTGCCTCCGGTCGCTGTGGACGATTTGACGATTACACCGGTGGGCGCGGATGTGGTCCTGCGCTGGTCTCCGGCGGACAACGCAACATTCTACTCGGTGTGGAGCGGCACGGAGTGGCCGCCTACGCTGCTGAATTGCGCGCAGCTTGGCACGACGACGACGACGGAGTACACGGTCGCGGCCACGCAAGGCGGTCCGCAGTACTTCATCATCATATCAGAGCAATAG